GTTGTAACGTAACGCTCCGCTCAACCGCACGCGGTTGGGAACGGCTTCATAAGAGTCTTGCACGAAGAGTCCCGCCAGGATGTAACGAGCGCCGTTCGGAACTCGAGGGCGCACGAGCGTCACGGCTCTCGTTGCCGGCTCGAAAGAGAATGATGGCGCGTTGACATGATCGCGGTAGATGTCCCCGCCAATGAGGAACGTGTTGCGGCGTGTGGCGTGTTTGTCGAGGAAGAAATTGAACCCGAATGAGCTGGTGCGCTCGCGGTCATGGGTGATCGCCGCCAGCGGATTCCCCTGTCCGCCCTGGTTGACTCGCTCCTCGCGTTGACTGTTGTAAGAGACCGTCAATGAGCCGTTGTCGAAGAAGCCGACGCCCTGCTTGAAGTAGCGGAGATAGCCGAAGTCGAGCATCAGGTTGCGCAGGTCGGCTACAAGGTTGCCATCGCCGCCGAGTAATTGGTCGTACCGTTTGCCGCCATCCTGCTGCCCGCGCGAATAGTGGAGACTCAGTTGCTGGTCACTCCGTGGCATGTACATGAGGCGCATCATGCCGCCGTAATATGTGAAGGCTGTGTCGGGGAGCCTCTCCTGGCCCATAATGTTCGACGGCAGCCCAAGAAACCGCGTGATCGCCGAATGGCTGTCAATACCGCCGCCGGGCCTGAGCGTGTTGATGCGACGGCTGCTCATGTTGGCCAGTAAGCCGAAGCGACGCGTGCCGTAGCTGAGTAGTGTATTGCCGCCGAAGGACAGGTCGGCGCTGGTGAAGAAGCTATTGAACTCGCCGCGCAGCGTGGGTGAGTCCAGACTGATCTCGGGCACGCGCGAGACCAGATGCACCACGCCGCCAAGCGAATCCGCGCCGTACTGCGCGCTGTTGGTGCCTCGCAAAACTTCGACGGCGCCAAGCGGCGTCGGATCGTTCAAATTAAAGAACGTGTTGATGCCGCCGCGCTGCGTGGACTGCGTGAAGCGGACGCCGTCAATGTAAACGCCGACTTCTGTCAGGCCGCGCACGACCACTGCGCCGATGGTCGGACTGGTACGCTGAAGCGAGACGCCGACCTCCTCATCAGCCACTTGCGCGAGCACGGCGGTGGTGCGCTGCTGGATGCTACGCTCAGAGATCACGTTGACCTGCTGTGGAACGCGCTCCCGGTCTTGCGCTAGGCCTGTCTCGGCGGTGATGGTGATCTCTTCGGTGACGCGGCCCACTTCGAGCATCACGTCCACCTGAGCAACCGCTCCTGGGGCCACGACGACAGGCAGGCGGCGTTGATCGAACCCCACGCGCGTAACGCGAATCTCATAAGCGCCCGCCTGCACATCCACGAAGCGAAAGACGCCGGCTGCATCTGACTCGGTCGTGCGCAAGACAGCTTGCTGAGCGTTGAGCAGGAACACCCTCGCCTGAGCTACCACTGCGCCAGAAGCATCGGTTACCGTGCCGGTGATGCTGCCGAGCAGGCTCGGTGAGGACTCGGTTGAGCGCGCCACGGCGTCAGAGGTCGTCACGAAAATCACGCACAAGCATACGACCAAACGTTTCCAATCAGAGCTTGCTTCTCGCATCGTCCATCTCCCGAAAATCCCTGAGAGCGCACGCGCGGTGCTTCGTCAGGGCCCGCTTGCAAGGGCACTACCAGATTTGCTTAGTAGCACGCCGTCGCTCATGGAGGATTTCCCGGAATGAAGAATTCGTTTCGCCCCAACGAGGGCGCGTTGCGCCGTTGGCAACGAAGCAATAGCAATGGTCATGATTACAGCGGGAAAATCGCGCACCATGCTCGCCGGTCAAACCACATTGTCGCCAGACACGGCCTGCCACATGCAAAAAACAACCAAATAAATCAACTGGTCCTTGCACGCCGCAGATGGTAGAACAGAGAGCAAGAGAAGATCAATGCCTGCTGCTACGCGGTGCTAACGACAATGGGCAGGCCAACGGTCTTGCCCTCACCAAGATGGTGACTACGGCTGGAGCTACTGAGTCGGTGGTGGTCCCGCTTCCCTGTCATAGAGTTCCGCGCTGGCTAACGCACCGTTGCCGCCGGCGACGAGCACTTGGCCGTTGGGCAGCAGCGTCGCCGCGTGGTTCAGCCGCACTTTTCATCCGTCACGACGTGCTGTCGCGCATGGACGATCCCCGAACCGTTTTGTTTGAGACCCGTCTTTATGGCCTCACCTTGAGGTGATGCAAACATCAAAAACATTCCAGGAAAAATTTCGCAGTGACGTGCCCCTTCAGCCGCGCTCCCTGAAACCGCGGCTTGGCTTTCAGCTCAGCCGGCACGGCAGGATGCTCGGTGGCGAGCCCTTGTCATCAACCAAGATTTCATGAACAATCTCAGGCCACCATCAGTTCACAATGAGCACGCACGATGAAGTAGTCATCTGCTGAGATGAGCCGCTTGGCGCAACCGGTCAATATGACGAGCACAACCGATCAACCAGATCGTTTCATCGTTGGCGGCAATTGGCGCATCATTCAATATGGCCAGAATTTTGGCGCTAATGCATGGTTTCCTGAAGGCAACGGTGTGGCTCGTCATCGAGACGTGGTGCTCATGGAACTAGAAGCATTGCGGCAGGTCGGCATCCAGTTGGTGCGCGTCGGCCTGCTTGATGACGGTCGCACCCTGTTGGACGACGACGCACGAGTCGTAGGCTACGACGACATCTTCCGCAACGATGTTCGCTTGTTTCTGGAGCTGGCGCAGGCCGCCCGCATGCAGGTGGAATTCTTTCTGTTGGATTTTCTCGTGGCCGCCAAGCCGCTGCGAACTGGCGATGTCCTGATGCAAGGTCGGCCGCAGCTTTTTCTTGACCAGTCACGACGACGGCAGTTCATCAGCGATTTCCTCAGACCATTCCTGCGGGAGTTTGGCAATCATCCAACGCTCTTTGGTCTTGACATCATCAACGAGCCGGAATGGCTGATCAGTCAAGACGAAGGTGGTGGATGGGAATTCGTCAGTCATGCCGACAGGCAAGCCCAAGAGCCGCTGCCGGCCCGACAGGTCAAGGAGTTCATCAGCGAGTGCATCGCTACGATCCGCGCGTTGGCTCCGACTCAGTTGGTAACTGTCGGCATTTCGGGCGTGCTGATTCCGCTGATTGCCGACCTCGACCTCGATTATTTCGCGCCTCATCATTATCCGTGGATGGGCGATTTCCGAAACATTCTCGACGCGCTGCCGGAAGGAAAACCGTGGTTGCTGGAAGAATACCCGACTCACAACGCGCCGATGAGTCTGACTGACTATCTTGATAGTGTGTGGGAGATGGGTGGCTCTGGCGCGTTGATGTGGAATTTGACGCCGGGCATTGACGAGTACACGTTTCCTCACGAGCGACAAGAAGCCATCTGGGCCGAACTGAGAAATTGGATCGCGTCATAACCCATGCAACAGCGCCGCGCACAGCAAACAGGGGCAATCTCATCCTGATAGTTGCTGCGCAATAGCCACCACAGCATGCAACAGCGCCGCGCGCGGCAAGCAGGGGCGATGGTATGTCCCTGTCGCACGAATGTTGCGCTCGCTACTGTGGCACCGGTTCAACAAATGTTGCGTGTTGATGAGCCGGTTCCCTGCCGGACGCTTGTTGCACGGG
The genomic region above belongs to Blastocatellia bacterium and contains:
- a CDS encoding TonB-dependent receptor, with the translated sequence MREASSDWKRLVVCLCVIFVTTSDAVARSTESSPSLLGSITGTVTDASGAVVAQARVFLLNAQQAVLRTTESDAAGVFRFVDVQAGAYEIRVTRVGFDQRRLPVVVAPGAVAQVDVMLEVGRVTEEITITAETGLAQDRERVPQQVNVISERSIQQRTTAVLAQVADEEVGVSLQRTSPTIGAVVVRGLTEVGVYIDGVRFTQSTQRGGINTFFNLNDPTPLGAVEVLRGTNSAQYGADSLGGVVHLVSRVPEISLDSPTLRGEFNSFFTSADLSFGGNTLLSYGTRRFGLLANMSSRRINTLRPGGGIDSHSAITRFLGLPSNIMGQERLPDTAFTYYGGMMRLMYMPRSDQQLSLHYSRGQQDGGKRYDQLLGGDGNLVADLRNLMLDFGYLRYFKQGVGFFDNGSLTVSYNSQREERVNQGGQGNPLAAITHDRERTSSFGFNFFLDKHATRRNTFLIGGDIYRDHVNAPSFSFEPATRAVTLVRPRVPNGARYILAGLFVQDSYEAVPNRVRLSGALRYNVASYRSRAANAPVVRGQPLFPDDSLRAADWSGRIGAVTTVADGLNVVFNYSRGFRPPNITALGSLGLVGVGYQVAATDVIGLNAMIGSTADESAVSTGIPVSPLSSETTNNFDVGVHYRRGRIDTSLTGYLIDYNDTIVRQTLILPPGAVGLRLGSQVIERQLPSGAVFVPLSPAPVLVQVNFGATRMKGVEYELNLRLADPWTFSGHYSYVRAEDKKTGAPPNLGGAGIPPQVGFLRLRYQPQGKRYWVEAYSTLAGRQTRLSSLDLSDRRTGATRSRTSIQNFFRRGACVRGLTTPGTTGQCGSAGGILIPTGETLAQVQNRVLGVGVESAPLFRAIPGYGLINVRGGFRLKENHEISIDFENIGDKSHRSPGWGIDGPGRSVTVRYRVQF
- a CDS encoding kelch motif-containing protein; translated protein: MRLNHAATLLPNGQVLVAGGNGALASAELYDREAGPPPTQ